In the Kitasatospora terrestris genome, one interval contains:
- a CDS encoding serine/threonine-protein kinase: MRPVGSKYLLEDSLGRGATGTVWRGRVREDVAVPGLQPGQAVAVKVLREELAADPDVVMRFLRERSVLLRLSHPNIVRTRDLVVEGELLALVMDLVEGPDLYRYLRSNGPFSPIAGALLMAQVADALAVSHADGIVHRDLKPANVLLATVRADGTEQMHPMLTDFGIARLADSPGITRTHEFVGTPAYVAPESAEGRPQTAAVDVYGAGIMLYELVTGRQPFQGDGPLAILQAHLAQEPERPRSMPEPLWTVIERCLRKNPAERPTAVSLARALRVVAAGVGVHAGPAAVEAALAVGDLLVPDPALAAAAAPAAPAAGGFDPSAATQVMGHQPPPAQPPAGAEDRTQVMHQAPGAEARTQVMGQQQPPADRTRVMPPMPAGAPTAGPAAPPPGQPEAPHPWQTQLRAARDRNQQTEIGYFDPEELNRPQVAPRPYQAPPPGQQPPRPGQPPQGQQGQQGQQGRYAPQPPQGYGQQPPAGRPGRGQRPPVAPPPYQAQQRPAQQGYGQQAAPGYGQQPAQPQGYGQQPGQGQRPAQQAPSGYGHPQPQQAPARRPEPQPQRRPEPPAPQYREPEPPRERRGRSRNRMYIPGLGCLKGCLMVLLILAVAAVALWNFTPLPEWWATVQDWFGTARDWLGSVSGSSN; encoded by the coding sequence GTGCGGCCAGTCGGCAGCAAGTATCTGCTCGAGGACAGCCTCGGGCGCGGGGCCACCGGCACCGTGTGGCGCGGGCGGGTCCGCGAGGACGTCGCCGTGCCCGGGCTCCAGCCCGGCCAGGCGGTCGCGGTGAAGGTGCTCCGCGAGGAGCTGGCGGCCGACCCGGACGTGGTGATGCGCTTCCTGCGCGAGCGCTCGGTGCTGCTGCGCCTGAGCCACCCGAACATCGTGCGCACCCGTGACCTGGTGGTCGAGGGCGAGCTGCTCGCCCTGGTGATGGACCTGGTCGAGGGCCCGGACCTGTACCGCTACCTGCGCAGCAACGGCCCCTTCTCGCCGATCGCCGGCGCCCTGCTGATGGCGCAGGTCGCGGACGCGCTGGCGGTCAGCCACGCGGACGGCATCGTGCACCGCGACCTCAAGCCGGCCAACGTGCTGCTGGCCACCGTCCGGGCCGACGGCACCGAGCAGATGCACCCGATGCTCACCGACTTCGGCATCGCCCGGCTCGCCGACTCCCCGGGCATCACCCGGACCCACGAGTTCGTCGGCACCCCGGCCTACGTCGCCCCGGAGTCCGCCGAGGGCCGCCCGCAGACCGCCGCGGTGGACGTCTACGGCGCCGGCATCATGCTGTACGAGCTGGTCACCGGCCGGCAGCCGTTCCAGGGGGACGGTCCGCTGGCGATCCTGCAGGCGCACCTGGCGCAGGAGCCGGAGCGCCCCCGCTCGATGCCCGAGCCGCTGTGGACGGTGATCGAGCGCTGCCTGCGCAAGAACCCCGCCGAGCGGCCCACCGCGGTCTCGCTCGCCCGGGCCCTGCGGGTGGTCGCCGCCGGCGTCGGCGTGCACGCCGGTCCGGCGGCGGTCGAGGCGGCGCTCGCCGTCGGCGACCTGCTGGTGCCGGACCCGGCGCTCGCCGCCGCCGCGGCGCCCGCCGCGCCCGCGGCCGGCGGCTTCGACCCGTCCGCCGCGACCCAGGTCATGGGCCACCAGCCGCCGCCCGCGCAGCCCCCGGCCGGGGCCGAGGACCGGACGCAGGTGATGCACCAGGCCCCGGGCGCCGAGGCGCGCACCCAGGTGATGGGCCAGCAGCAGCCGCCCGCCGACCGCACCCGGGTGATGCCGCCGATGCCGGCCGGCGCCCCGACCGCCGGGCCCGCCGCCCCGCCGCCCGGCCAGCCGGAGGCGCCGCACCCGTGGCAGACCCAGCTGCGCGCGGCCCGCGACCGCAACCAGCAGACCGAGATCGGCTACTTCGACCCGGAGGAGCTGAACCGCCCGCAGGTCGCTCCCCGCCCGTACCAGGCCCCGCCGCCGGGCCAGCAGCCGCCGCGCCCGGGCCAGCCGCCGCAGGGCCAGCAGGGCCAGCAGGGCCAGCAGGGCCGGTACGCGCCGCAGCCCCCGCAGGGGTACGGGCAGCAGCCGCCCGCCGGCCGGCCCGGCCGCGGTCAGCGCCCGCCGGTGGCCCCGCCGCCGTACCAGGCGCAGCAGCGGCCCGCCCAGCAGGGCTACGGCCAGCAGGCCGCCCCGGGCTACGGGCAGCAGCCCGCCCAGCCCCAGGGCTACGGGCAGCAGCCGGGTCAGGGGCAGCGCCCCGCCCAGCAGGCGCCGTCGGGCTACGGGCACCCGCAGCCGCAGCAGGCGCCCGCGCGCCGCCCGGAGCCGCAGCCGCAGCGCCGTCCCGAGCCGCCGGCCCCGCAGTACCGGGAGCCGGAGCCGCCGCGCGAGCGGCGCGGCCGCAGCCGCAACCGGATGTACATCCCGGGGCTGGGCTGCCTGAAGGGCTGCCTGATGGTGCTGCTGATCCTGGCGGTCGCGGCGGTCGCGCTGTGGAACTTCACCCCGCTCCCGGAGTGGTGGGCGACCGTTCAGGACTGGTTCGGCACCGCACGGGACTGGCTCGGATCGGTCTCGGGCAGCTCGAATTGA
- the ftsE gene encoding cell division ATP-binding protein FtsE: MIRFDNVSKTYPKQNRPALDNVSLEIEKGEFVFLVGSSGSGKSTFLRLCLREERPSTGAVHVLGKDLGKLSNWKVPHMRRQLGTVFQDFRLLPNKTVGQNVAFALEVIGKPKSAINKVVPEVLDLVGLGGKEDRMPGELSGGEQQRVAIARAFVNRPMLLIADEPTGNLDPQNSVGIMKLLDRINRTGTTVLMATHDQAIVDQMRKRVIELDKGLLVRDQARGVYGYQS, encoded by the coding sequence GTGATCAGATTCGACAACGTCTCCAAGACCTATCCCAAGCAGAACCGTCCGGCCCTGGACAACGTCTCGCTGGAGATCGAGAAGGGCGAGTTCGTCTTCCTGGTCGGTTCCTCCGGCTCGGGCAAGTCCACGTTCCTCCGCCTGTGCCTGCGCGAGGAGCGGCCCTCCACCGGCGCGGTCCACGTGCTCGGCAAGGACCTGGGCAAGCTGTCCAACTGGAAGGTGCCGCACATGCGCCGCCAGCTGGGCACCGTCTTCCAGGACTTCCGCCTGCTGCCGAACAAGACCGTCGGCCAGAACGTCGCGTTCGCCCTCGAGGTGATCGGCAAGCCGAAGAGCGCCATCAACAAGGTGGTGCCCGAGGTGCTCGACCTGGTCGGCCTCGGCGGCAAGGAGGACCGGATGCCCGGCGAGCTCTCGGGTGGTGAGCAGCAGCGCGTGGCCATCGCCCGCGCCTTCGTGAACCGTCCGATGCTGCTGATCGCCGACGAGCCCACCGGTAACCTCGACCCGCAGAACTCGGTCGGCATCATGAAGCTGCTGGACCGGATCAACCGCACCGGGACGACGGTCCTGATGGCCACCCACGACCAGGCGATCGTCGACCAGATGCGCAAGCGCGTCATCGAGCTCGACAAGGGTCTGCTGGTCCGTGACCAGGCCCGCGGCGTCTACGGCTACCAGAGCTAG
- the smpB gene encoding SsrA-binding protein SmpB: MAKETGKKLVAQNKKARHEYTILDTYECGMVLTGTEVKSLREGRANLVDGYAYVQGGEAWIDNVFIPEYTQGTWTNHSARRKRKLLLHKMEIRKIESKVKETGHTLVPLSLYFKDGRAKIELALAVGKKLYDKRQTLREQQDKRESDRAVAAARRRQR, encoded by the coding sequence ATGGCAAAGGAAACGGGTAAGAAGCTGGTCGCGCAGAACAAGAAGGCGCGGCACGAGTACACCATCCTGGACACCTACGAGTGCGGCATGGTGCTGACCGGTACCGAGGTGAAGTCGCTCCGCGAGGGCCGGGCCAACCTGGTGGACGGCTACGCGTACGTCCAGGGCGGCGAGGCGTGGATCGACAACGTCTTCATCCCCGAGTACACCCAGGGGACGTGGACCAACCACTCGGCGCGGCGCAAGCGCAAGCTGCTGCTGCACAAGATGGAGATCCGCAAGATCGAGTCCAAGGTCAAGGAGACCGGCCACACCCTGGTGCCGCTCTCGCTGTACTTCAAGGACGGCCGGGCCAAGATCGAGCTGGCGCTCGCGGTCGGCAAGAAGCTGTACGACAAGCGGCAGACCCTGCGCGAGCAGCAGGACAAGCGCGAGTCGGACCGCGCGGTGGCCGCCGCCCGGCGGCGCCAGCGTTAA
- the prfB gene encoding peptide chain release factor 2: MAAVDPSEELKSLETTMGSIEAVLDLDKIRADIATLEEEAAAPTLWDDVANAQKVTSRLSFLQGELRKFETLRGRVDDLGVLFELAEAEDDADTRAEAEVELTSVKKAVEELEVRTLLSGEYDAREALVNIRAEAGGVDAADFAEQLMRMYLRWAERHGYPTEVYDTSYAEEAGIKSATFTVKAPYAYGTLSVEQGTHRLVRISPFDNQGRRQTSFAGVEVLPVVETSDHVDIDEGDLRVDVYRASGPGGQGVNTTDSAVRITHLPTGIVVSCQNERSQIQNKASAMNVLQAKLLERRRQEERAAMDALKDGGSSWGNQMRSYVLHPYQMVKDLRTEFEVGNPQGVLDGDIDGFIEAGIRWRKQRETSSN; this comes from the coding sequence GTGGCAGCCGTCGATCCTTCCGAAGAGCTCAAGTCCCTCGAGACGACCATGGGGTCGATCGAGGCCGTCCTCGACCTGGACAAGATCCGGGCCGACATCGCGACCCTGGAGGAGGAGGCAGCCGCCCCGACCCTCTGGGACGACGTCGCCAACGCGCAGAAGGTCACCAGCCGGCTCTCCTTCCTCCAGGGCGAGCTGCGCAAGTTCGAGACCCTGCGCGGCCGGGTCGACGACCTGGGCGTCCTGTTCGAGCTGGCCGAGGCCGAGGACGACGCGGACACCCGCGCCGAGGCCGAGGTCGAGCTGACGTCCGTCAAGAAGGCCGTCGAGGAGCTCGAGGTCCGCACCCTGCTGTCCGGCGAGTACGACGCCCGCGAGGCGCTCGTCAACATCCGCGCCGAGGCGGGCGGCGTGGACGCCGCCGACTTCGCCGAGCAGCTGATGCGCATGTACCTGCGCTGGGCCGAGCGGCACGGGTACCCGACCGAGGTCTACGACACCTCGTACGCGGAAGAGGCCGGCATCAAGTCCGCGACCTTCACCGTCAAGGCGCCGTACGCCTACGGCACCCTCTCCGTCGAGCAGGGCACCCACCGCCTGGTGCGCATCTCGCCCTTCGACAACCAGGGCCGCCGGCAGACCTCCTTCGCCGGTGTCGAGGTCCTCCCGGTCGTCGAGACCTCCGACCACGTCGACATCGACGAGGGCGACCTGCGGGTGGACGTCTACCGCGCCTCCGGCCCCGGCGGCCAGGGCGTCAACACCACCGACTCCGCGGTGCGCATCACCCACCTGCCCACCGGCATCGTGGTCTCCTGCCAGAACGAGCGCTCGCAGATCCAGAACAAGGCCTCGGCGATGAACGTCCTCCAGGCCAAGCTGCTGGAGCGGCGCCGCCAGGAGGAGCGCGCGGCGATGGACGCGCTCAAGGACGGCGGCTCGTCCTGGGGCAACCAGATGCGCTCCTACGTCCTGCACCCGTACCAGATGGTCAAGGACCTGCGGACCGAGTTCGAGGTCGGCAACCCGCAGGGCGTGCTGGACGGCGACATCGACGGCTTCATCGAAGCCGGCATCCGCTGGCGCAAGCAGCGGGAAACCTCTTCGAACTAG
- a CDS encoding S41 family peptidase codes for MPTAQRVRQGATLAVLFGAVLLAGAAAGAWGEASPAPWRSSSESARLAARDLDGADLSPAQAERLVGESGDRWAAYLSPEEYADLTGGRYLGVGLSVGRSGGTTAVSAVVPGGPAAEAGIAAGDRLLHVDGVPADQLPVTDVVARLRGQRAGTPVALSVQRADGPVRDVVLTRAVLAAREVEVDRVRPGVVRIAVHAFTEGVAAQVREAARGSQGLVLDLRGSSGGLVEEAVATASLFLDGGPVASYQEHGETRELTAAPGGDTATPLVVLVDGGTMSSAELLAGALQDRCRAVLVGTRTFGKGSVQQPNRLADGSVVELTVGRWSTPSGHTPDGVGLLPDVPAPAGGDAAGLALQVLAGLRARG; via the coding sequence ATGCCGACAGCGCAGCGGGTACGACAGGGGGCCACCTTGGCCGTCCTGTTCGGTGCCGTGCTGCTCGCCGGGGCGGCGGCCGGCGCGTGGGGCGAGGCCTCGCCGGCCCCCTGGCGGTCGTCCTCGGAGAGCGCCCGGCTGGCCGCCCGCGACCTGGACGGCGCCGACCTCTCCCCGGCCCAGGCCGAGCGGCTGGTCGGCGAGAGCGGCGACCGCTGGGCCGCCTACCTGAGCCCCGAGGAGTACGCCGACCTCACCGGCGGCCGCTACCTGGGCGTCGGCCTCTCGGTCGGCCGCAGCGGCGGCACCACCGCGGTCTCCGCCGTGGTCCCCGGCGGCCCGGCGGCCGAGGCCGGCATCGCGGCCGGCGACCGGCTGCTGCACGTCGACGGCGTCCCCGCCGACCAGCTCCCCGTCACCGACGTGGTCGCCCGCCTGCGCGGGCAGCGGGCCGGCACGCCCGTGGCGCTCTCGGTGCAGCGGGCCGACGGGCCGGTGCGCGACGTGGTGCTCACCCGGGCCGTGCTGGCCGCCCGCGAGGTCGAGGTCGACCGGGTGCGGCCCGGCGTGGTGCGGATCGCGGTGCACGCCTTCACCGAGGGCGTCGCCGCGCAGGTCCGGGAGGCCGCCCGGGGAAGTCAGGGCTTGGTGCTCGACCTGCGCGGCAGCTCCGGCGGCCTGGTCGAGGAGGCCGTGGCCACCGCCTCGCTCTTCCTCGACGGCGGGCCGGTCGCCTCGTACCAGGAGCACGGCGAGACCCGTGAGCTGACCGCCGCGCCCGGCGGGGACACCGCGACGCCGCTGGTCGTCCTGGTCGACGGCGGCACCATGAGCTCCGCCGAACTGCTGGCCGGTGCGCTGCAGGACCGCTGCCGCGCCGTCCTGGTGGGCACCCGCACCTTCGGCAAGGGCAGTGTCCAGCAGCCCAACCGCCTCGCCGACGGCTCCGTGGTGGAGCTCACCGTCGGCCGCTGGTCGACCCCCTCGGGCCACACCCCCGACGGCGTCGGCCTCCTCCCCGACGTCCCGGCCCCCGCCGGGGGCGACGCGGCCGGGCTCGCCCTGCAGGTGCTGGCCGGCCTGCGGGCGCGCGGTTAA
- the ftsX gene encoding permease-like cell division protein FtsX: MRAQFVLSEIGVGLRRNLTMTIAVVVSVALSLALAGASLLVRDQVNSMKGYWYDKVEVSIYFCTKSDKQSAQCAAGAATDQQVADVKDALAKMDLVENYTYESSAEAYQRFKQTNPDNPLLAAVGAEAMPQSWRVKLHDPTKYDVIQSAFAGKPGVKSVEDQRKILENLFGLLNGLQTAAFVIMVLMLFVALLLIVNTVRVSAFSRRRETGIMRLVGASNFYVQMPFIAEAAFAALLGAALASVLLLGGHFFVHGWLAKKVLFIHFIGLSSVLTVIPLLVVVGMGMAGIAAFFTLRKYLKV, encoded by the coding sequence ATGCGCGCCCAGTTCGTTCTGTCGGAGATCGGCGTCGGTCTCCGCCGCAACCTGACGATGACCATCGCCGTCGTCGTCAGCGTCGCGCTCTCGCTCGCCCTCGCGGGTGCCTCGCTGCTCGTGCGCGACCAGGTCAACTCCATGAAGGGGTACTGGTACGACAAGGTCGAGGTGAGCATCTACTTCTGCACCAAGTCGGACAAGCAGTCCGCGCAGTGCGCCGCGGGTGCCGCCACCGACCAGCAGGTCGCGGACGTCAAGGACGCCCTGGCCAAGATGGACCTGGTGGAGAACTACACCTACGAGAGCTCCGCCGAGGCGTACCAGCGCTTCAAGCAGACCAACCCGGACAACCCGCTGCTCGCAGCGGTGGGCGCCGAGGCGATGCCGCAGTCCTGGCGGGTCAAGCTCCACGACCCGACCAAGTACGACGTGATCCAGAGCGCCTTCGCCGGCAAGCCCGGCGTGAAGTCGGTCGAGGACCAGCGCAAGATCCTGGAGAACCTCTTCGGCCTGCTGAACGGTCTGCAGACCGCGGCGTTCGTGATCATGGTGCTGATGCTCTTCGTCGCCCTGCTGCTGATCGTCAACACCGTCCGGGTGTCGGCGTTCAGCAGGCGGCGCGAGACCGGCATCATGCGCCTGGTCGGCGCGTCCAACTTCTACGTGCAGATGCCGTTCATCGCCGAGGCGGCGTTCGCGGCGCTGCTCGGCGCGGCGCTGGCCTCGGTGCTGCTGCTGGGCGGGCACTTCTTCGTCCACGGCTGGCTGGCCAAGAAGGTGCTGTTCATCCACTTCATCGGCCTGTCCTCGGTGCTGACCGTGATCCCGCTGCTGGTCGTGGTGGGTATGGGCATGGCCGGCATCGCGGCCTTCTTCACCCTGCGCAAGTACCTGAAGGTCTGA
- a CDS encoding serine/threonine-protein kinase, whose amino-acid sequence MARKIGSRYTVHQVIGRGSAGTVWLGEGPDGPVAVKLLREDLASDQVLVGRFVQERSALTGLDHPNVVGVHDMVVDGSDLALVMDLVRGSDLRTRLEREGVLTPQAAASVIADVAEALAAAHAAGIVHRDVKPENVLLDLAAPPGPGGAPRARLTDFGIARLVDAPRRTRATRIIGTPDYLAPEIIEGLEPRAAVDIYALATVLYELLTGATPFGGGHTGAVLRRHVTENVPPVAGMPDGLWRIISECLAKAPASRLRAAELAVRLRELLPELAGLPPLAVPAPRAAEEPLTPAEAVYAEVDAGPGTHRRRRGPAVPLVPAPSPDSTRDTHTSLRRPSAEELASYAAESRAQRSAAGQPAHRRSRAARIRRRRTLAVLVAVLLLLAGAAAAFSAFAAEPPGAAHAFARTPAVALPGHLHPPV is encoded by the coding sequence TTGGCACGCAAGATCGGCAGCCGGTACACCGTCCACCAGGTGATCGGCCGGGGCTCGGCCGGCACGGTGTGGCTCGGCGAGGGCCCGGACGGTCCCGTCGCGGTCAAGCTGCTGCGCGAGGACCTGGCGTCCGACCAGGTCCTGGTCGGCCGCTTCGTCCAGGAGCGGTCCGCCCTCACCGGCCTCGACCACCCCAACGTGGTCGGGGTGCACGACATGGTGGTGGACGGCAGCGACCTCGCCCTGGTGATGGACCTGGTCCGGGGCAGCGACCTGCGCACCCGCCTGGAGCGCGAGGGCGTCCTCACCCCGCAGGCCGCCGCCTCGGTGATCGCCGACGTCGCCGAGGCCCTGGCCGCCGCCCACGCGGCCGGCATCGTGCACCGGGACGTCAAGCCGGAGAACGTGCTGCTCGACCTGGCCGCCCCGCCCGGCCCCGGCGGCGCGCCGCGCGCCCGGCTCACCGACTTCGGCATCGCCCGGCTGGTCGACGCCCCGCGCCGGACCCGGGCCACCCGGATCATCGGCACCCCCGACTACCTGGCCCCCGAGATCATCGAGGGCCTGGAGCCGCGAGCCGCCGTCGACATCTACGCGCTGGCCACCGTGCTGTACGAGCTGCTCACCGGCGCCACCCCGTTCGGCGGCGGCCACACCGGCGCGGTGCTGCGCCGGCACGTCACCGAGAACGTCCCGCCGGTCGCCGGGATGCCGGACGGCCTGTGGCGGATCATCTCCGAGTGCCTGGCCAAGGCCCCCGCCTCCCGGCTGCGCGCCGCCGAGCTGGCCGTCCGGCTGCGCGAGCTGCTGCCGGAGCTGGCGGGCCTGCCGCCGCTCGCGGTGCCCGCCCCGCGCGCCGCCGAGGAGCCCCTCACCCCCGCCGAGGCGGTGTACGCCGAGGTGGACGCCGGCCCCGGCACCCACCGCCGCCGGCGCGGCCCGGCCGTCCCGCTGGTCCCCGCGCCCTCCCCGGACTCCACCCGGGACACCCACACCAGCCTGCGCCGCCCCTCCGCGGAGGAGCTCGCCTCGTACGCCGCCGAGTCGCGCGCCCAGCGCTCGGCCGCCGGCCAGCCCGCCCACCGGCGCAGCCGTGCCGCCCGGATCCGCCGCCGCCGGACGCTGGCCGTCCTGGTCGCCGTGCTGCTCCTGCTGGCGGGCGCCGCCGCCGCGTTCTCCGCCTTCGCGGCCGAGCCCCCGGGCGCCGCCCACGCCTTCGCCCGCACCCCGGCGGTGGCGCTGCCGGGGCACCTCCACCCCCCGGTGTAG
- a CDS encoding nitrate/nitrite transporter — protein sequence MSTATKARTGSRWIQEWDPEDVSFWERTGKKIANRNLIFSIFSEHIGFSIWSLWSVMVLFMGKPYGIDPAGKFFLVAMPTLVGAFVRIPYTVAVARFGGRNWTVVAALLLLVPAIAGAYVMHPGTSYTTFMVVAALTGVGGGNFASSMTNINAYFPMRRKGWALGLNAGGGNIGVPVLQLVALAVITWAGADSPRLVLGIYIPLIVVSATCAALFMDNLAPMKADTGSLAAIVREKHTWLMSVLYIGTFGSFIGFSFAFGLVLQNQFGRTPLQAAQLTFIGPLLGSLIRPVGGWLADRWGGARITFWNFVTMAAAAGLVTYASSVKSLPVFLAGFIGLFVFAGIGNGSTYKMIPGIFDAKAQDRIAAGESAEDAAAWSRKMSGAAIGVIGAVGALGGLFINLAFRQSFLVAKSGTPAFVSFLAAYAVCFVLTGVVYLRRPTAAPAAERTPALARV from the coding sequence ATGAGCACAGCCACGAAGGCCAGGACGGGAAGCCGCTGGATCCAGGAGTGGGACCCGGAGGACGTCTCCTTCTGGGAGCGCACCGGAAAGAAGATCGCCAATCGGAACCTGATCTTCTCGATCTTCTCCGAGCACATCGGCTTCTCGATCTGGAGCCTCTGGTCGGTGATGGTGCTCTTCATGGGCAAGCCGTACGGGATCGACCCGGCCGGCAAGTTCTTCCTGGTGGCGATGCCGACCCTGGTCGGCGCCTTCGTGCGCATCCCGTACACGGTGGCGGTGGCCCGGTTCGGCGGCCGCAACTGGACGGTGGTCGCGGCGCTGCTGCTGCTGGTGCCGGCGATCGCGGGGGCGTACGTGATGCACCCCGGCACCTCGTACACCACGTTCATGGTGGTCGCCGCGCTGACCGGCGTCGGCGGCGGCAACTTCGCCTCCTCGATGACCAACATCAACGCCTACTTCCCGATGCGCCGCAAGGGCTGGGCGCTCGGCCTGAACGCGGGCGGCGGCAACATCGGGGTGCCCGTCCTGCAGCTGGTCGCGCTCGCCGTGATCACCTGGGCCGGGGCGGACTCGCCGCGGCTGGTGCTCGGCATCTACATCCCGCTGATCGTCGTCTCGGCGACCTGCGCCGCGCTGTTCATGGACAACCTGGCGCCGATGAAGGCCGACACCGGCTCGCTCGCGGCCATCGTCCGGGAGAAGCACACCTGGCTGATGTCGGTGCTCTACATCGGCACCTTCGGCAGCTTCATCGGCTTCTCCTTCGCCTTCGGCCTGGTGCTGCAGAACCAGTTCGGCCGCACCCCGCTGCAGGCCGCGCAGCTCACCTTCATCGGCCCGCTGCTCGGCTCGCTGATCCGCCCGGTCGGCGGCTGGCTGGCCGACCGCTGGGGCGGCGCCCGGATCACCTTCTGGAACTTCGTCACCATGGCCGCGGCCGCCGGCCTGGTCACCTACGCCTCCTCGGTGAAGTCGCTGCCGGTCTTCCTGGCCGGGTTCATCGGCCTGTTCGTCTTCGCCGGCATCGGCAACGGCTCCACCTACAAGATGATCCCCGGCATCTTCGACGCCAAGGCCCAGGACCGGATCGCCGCCGGCGAGAGCGCCGAGGACGCCGCCGCCTGGTCGCGGAAGATGTCCGGCGCGGCGATCGGCGTGATCGGCGCGGTCGGCGCCCTGGGCGGACTCTTCATCAACCTCGCCTTCCGGCAGTCCTTCCTGGTCGCGAAGTCCGGCACCCCCGCCTTCGTCTCCTTCCTCGCCGCCTACGCGGTCTGCTTCGTCCTCACCGGCGTGGTCTACCTGCGCCGTCCCACCGCCGCCCCGGCCGCCGAGCGCACCCCGGCGCTCGCCCGGGTCTGA